The DNA sequence CATACGATCCCTACCGTGAGTGCTGGATTGCTGTTCCTAAGATGCCCCCTACCGAAAGCTTCATGTGCTCGGATAAGGAATCCCTTGCTGTGGGCACCGATCTCCTTGTTTTTGGAAAGGAGCTGAATTCCTACATGGTCCTGAGATATAGCATTTTAACCAACTCCTGGTCACCTGGTGTGGTAATGAACTCACCTAGGTGCTTGTTTGGATCTGCTAGTCTTGGAGAGAAAGCTGTTGTAGCCGGTGGCACCAATGCGGAAGGTGACGTACTTAGCTCTGCAGAGCTTTACAATTCTGAGACACAGACTTGGGAGACCTTGCCCAGTATGAACAGGGCACGGAAGATGTGTTCGGGGGTGTTCATGGATAGAAAGTTCTATGTCATTGGCGGCATGGATTCTGACAGGAATGTGCTGACATGTGGGGAAGAGTATGACTTCGAGAGACGTTCATGGAGGGTGATTCCTGATATGTCTGCTGGTCTCCATGGTGCCAGTGGTGCGCCTCCACTTGTAGCTGTGGTGAAAAATGAGCTCTATGCAGCTCATTATGCTGACAAGGAGGTGAGGAAGTATATTAAGGAGAATAATACATGGGTAACTTTGGGGCAGTTACCTGAAAGGTCTGTTTCAATGAACGGTTGGGGCCTTGCCTTCCGTGCTTGTGGTGCACGGCTAATAGTTATTGGTGGGCCACGAGAATCTCATGGAGGGGTAATTGAGCTCAATTCTTGGATTCCAAATGGGAGGCCACCTATATGGAATATGATGGCAAGCAAGCATTCAGGAAGCTTTGTTTATAATTGTGCTGTGATGGGCTGCTGATTTCTGTTGTTCATCCATCATGCCTGTATTTTGCCTCTCCTGGAAAGATGCATGATATTGGCTTTCTAGAGGTGCCTAAAATACTCCCTCTGCTTAATGGTTAACATTTGCCTTTTCTGAAGTAGTTCATCTGAATAACAATAGAGCTTTACTGCCCAT is a window from the Musa acuminata AAA Group cultivar baxijiao chromosome BXJ2-1, Cavendish_Baxijiao_AAA, whole genome shotgun sequence genome containing:
- the LOC135586526 gene encoding F-box/kelch-repeat protein SKIP11-like — translated: MLEGNSLGNNKRPLDEELEEQEDQIKRKNSPQHHDTPDLEDVQRTTDNSDHHENDMDYNDCSTFINPLGRDLTVSCLLLLSRSYYGTVASVNSSFRSLVRSGELYRLRRQMEISEHWVYFSCNVLEWEAYDPYRECWIAVPKMPPTESFMCSDKESLAVGTDLLVFGKELNSYMVLRYSILTNSWSPGVVMNSPRCLFGSASLGEKAVVAGGTNAEGDVLSSAELYNSETQTWETLPSMNRARKMCSGVFMDRKFYVIGGMDSDRNVLTCGEEYDFERRSWRVIPDMSAGLHGASGAPPLVAVVKNELYAAHYADKEVRKYIKENNTWVTLGQLPERSVSMNGWGLAFRACGARLIVIGGPRESHGGVIELNSWIPNGRPPIWNMMASKHSGSFVYNCAVMGC